The genomic segment CGGGTCAGGGCATAGTCGACCACCGGGGTGACCACCTTTTCCCAGTCATGCCGAAAGGGCAGTTTCTGGAGGCTGATCATTTCGCCCTGGCCCGGTCCTTCGAAAATCAGGCAGTTGTAGCCGCGCTTCACGGCCTGGGCCGCCAGGATGAAGTAGAGGTCCTCGGCCGTGGCGTCGAGCCCGGTCTGGATCAAAAGCAAAGGCCTGTTCTTGCCGCTCTTGTCCGGTGTTACGAAATACCCGGGCAGGGTGGTCTGTTCATAGGGGATCCGGACATGCTCGATCAGGCCCCCGGACAGTCCGGCGGCCGCAAGAAAGGCATCCCGGCCGTTTTGCCAGGCGATCAGCCCCCGCGGGTCCTTGTCGTACAGATAGATGGAGGCGGCCCGGAAATAATTGGTGGCCCGGAAATAGGCCTGTCTGGCGCTGACATCATGACCACCGGCGGCAAACTCGTCGGCCGTGGCCTTGACCTTCAGGGCCATGGCGTTCCAGGCCCGGTACCAGCTTTCCTGGTCGAAATCCTCCACTTGGCTGGTGATGGTCAGCAGTTCACCCAGGTCGGATCCACCCGAGGAGATCAGACCGAAACGCCACATGCTCTGGAAGACAAAGGCCGCATCGTTGAACAGGAATTTGCCCATGGCCCGCTGGCCGATGTCCCGCGGCTCGATGCTCGTTTGGCCCCGGTAGTTGTCCCAATATTCAACGCCCCCGCTGATGTAGACATGACCCTGGAGAGGAAAATGGGTGTGGATGAAGACCCATTTCTTGTCAACGCCGGTCAGTCTTTCCAAGGAATCGGCAATGGCGGTCATCATCCCGGCCACGTCCTGATCGGTGAAAAATCCCGGAACATACATGTCCACGAAAATGGGTTTGTCCGTGACCGGCTCGCCCATGCAATGGATGGCGTCGAAGGTCTGCCAA from the Deltaproteobacteria bacterium genome contains:
- a CDS encoding alpha/beta hydrolase is translated as MMKKPRKVCMRSVPRRPFPLVSGALVLALNVLLVLVPGKGQALAAGGIDPADPMVRITFARSGLDVPKVLAELSREVTAATGIEERFITYYWQTFDAIHCMGEPVTDKPIFVDMYVPGFFTDQDVAGMMTAIADSLERLTGVDKKWVFIHTHFPLQGHVYISGGVEYWDNYRGQTSIEPRDIGQRAMGKFLFNDAAFVFQSMWRFGLISSGGSDLGELLTITSQVEDFDQESWYRAWNAMALKVKATADEFAAGGHDVSARQAYFRATNYFRAASIYLYDKDPRGLIAWQNGRDAFLAAAGLSGGLIEHVRIPYEQTTLPGYFVTPDKSGKNRPLLLIQTGLDATAEDLYFILAAQAVKRGYNCLIFEGPGQGEMISLQKLPFRHDWEKVVTPVVDYALTR